A portion of the Sabethes cyaneus chromosome 3, idSabCyanKW18_F2, whole genome shotgun sequence genome contains these proteins:
- the LOC128742066 gene encoding nonsense-mediated mRNA decay factor SMG8 has translation MNPINSFTYPDIPKDLSKLLLQNDRQRIVIGVIGKSTTPDCNKLIGFNLLNIHPALTDSKCCDGRIKFYFENDSNMLFLHFETTFDQQIMMDLMNEAVSSDDNFNFISFNSRLRTRFARMLLFAIQVCHIIVLVEPMYSFDISYLSIFKSLKIIREKHVLKFLPKMLKNTSAGNYMGKEARLCSPRFLFYFEGTSDIPPEDIEKLDDLECSVQDDIFKMLKSEFIITNNSAMSLFSLPRNKKFVFFSSDSRAKLDPLEDSIDLLMQYLDRTSVQTETDEEDLISRLRPYDGYGMSAWSVGLSKPRKPDRNILSLLKEHVAEIFEHGFDDSVSKYRGRSHFVVPSVKVWFEGFKILHKIFVDYPDSYEACDNDYRAFLENFHSIMDIDERFFREVCEHGLELGMVNYKDMLPHHYSAAYHEKKYAQALEVFMDYARGPEVEKHELKLKEYCDSIWLNGKQQCEFPSLRGNPCVLAKHKANDPLDHSSGIVFVSTCNCGRTQGHREDPYSVRQANYEFYQQIAKSCSNCNLLERVKFPIFEPSSNDFRAAEFVNKNLSNLMSFESSSRTPDANANAPLTNEQSPHLSGSQKSQNGTSNLSFSMDEKDEEEEDTSKVFKSQNNDEEDVEHGSINEIVIKVGERADETEKQKLILRQPSTTEYLPGMLHAASPAGLLPQFPSWSLLCLGPSSIYTHNSGIPEHVQSGFLSGANFLLPWDVSVRLEHAQSWAASYEKIRNRKKNTSQSKPQSEASNTFTLKIFIGIEYECLRGHRFIMGGPDSVLRGGSGIVRDSGSKVVFNDMPIYFPCPCRSTANVAQLMRVHIVTPKAPVNVILEPKIKMYQNGGSNSLIFTTGLTEAVKLSQSAYWILRLPFIYEGENGPLLPPAEVDTANAASYGVLLAGMYGIKESEFVEELVQ, from the exons ATGAATCCAATCAACAGTTTTACCTATCCAGATATTCCAAAGGATTTAAG TAAACTGCTTCTTCAGAATGATAGACAGAGAATTGTTATCGGTGTCATTGGTAAATCCACGACACCCGACTGTAATAAACTTATCGGCTTTAATTTGCTGAATATTCATCCGGCTTTGACGGATTCGAAATGTTGCGATGGTCGCATTAAGTTTTACTTCGAAAATGATAGCAATATGCTATTCCTACATTTCGAAACGACATTTGATCAACAAATAatgatggatttaatgaacgAAGCGGTCAGCTCTGACGATAATTTCAACTTCATAAGCTTTAACAGCAGATTGAGAACTCGATTTGCCAGAATGTTGCTCTTTGCTATCCAAGTTTGCCATATAATTGTCCTGGTTGAACCCATGTATTCGTTCGATATTAGCTATTTGTCGATATTTAAGTCGCTGAAAATCATTCGCGAAAAGCACGTCCTAAAGTTTTTACCGAAAATGCTTAAGAATACTAGCGCTGGAAACTACATGGGTAAGGAAGCTCGACTGTGCAGTCCTAGGTTTCTGTTTTACTTTGAAGGGACTAGCGACATTCCACCGGAAGATATTGAAAAGCTGGATGATTTGGAGTGCTCCGTGCAGgatgatattttcaaaatgctAAAAAGCGAGTTTATTATCACAAATAATAGCGCTATGTCTCTTTTTTCTTTACCGAGGAACAAaaagtttgtattttttagcaGCGATAGTCGTGCAAAGCTAGATCCTTTAGAGGACAGTATCGACTTGCTGATGCAGTACCTCGATAGAACGTCCGTACAGACTGAAACCGATGAAGAAGATTTAATTAGTCGGCTAAGACCGTATGACGGTTACGGAATGTCAGCGTGGAGCGTCGGTTTGAGTAAACCTCGCAAACCAGATAGGAACATATTGTCACTTCTAAAAGAACATGTGGCAGAAATATTCGAGCATGGCTTTGATGACAGCGTATCAAAGTACAGGGGAAGAAGTCATTTCGTG GTACCTAGTGTCAAAGTCTGGTTCGAAGGTTTTAAAatattacataaaatttttgttgattatCCTGATAGTTACGAGGCGTGTGATAACGATTAT agagcatttttggaaaattttcacaGCATCATGGATATCGATGAGCGTTTCTTCCGCGAGGTGTGTGAACATGGGCTGGAGCTAGGCATGGTAAACTACAAAGACATGCTACCTCATCATTATAGCGCAGCTTATCACGAGAAAAAATATGCCCAAGCACTTGAAGTATTTATGGATTATGCCAGAGGACCAGAAGTAGAAAAGCATGAGCTAAAGCTAAAAGAGTATTGTGATTCAATTTGGCTAAACGGGAAGCAACAATGCGAATTCCCCAGCTTGCGAGGAAACCCTTGTGTGCTTGCCAAACATAAGGCGAACGATCCACTGGATCACTCCAGTGGAATAGTGTTCGTGTCTACGTGTAACTGTGGTCGGACACAGGGCCATCGCGAGGATCCATACAGTGTTCGACAGGCCAATTATGAATTCTATCAGCAAATCGCCAAAAGTTGCAGCAACTGTAACCTGCTTGAGCGAGTAAAGTTTCCAATTTTCGAGCCCTCAAGTAACGATTTCCGGGCAGCGGAGTTTGTTAATAAGAACCTTTCGAATTTGATGTCATTTGAAAGTTCCTCCAGAACCCCGGATGCCAATGCTAATGCACCTCTAACAAACGAGCAGTCTCCGCACCTATCTGGTAGTCAGAAAAGTCAAAACGGAACATCAAATCTTTCGTTTAGCATGGATGAAAAGGACGAGGAGGAGGAAGATACATCGAAGGTTTTTAAGAGTCAAAATAACGACGAAGAAGATGTTGAGCACGGATCAATCAATGAAATAGTGATCAAAGTAGGAGAACGTGCAGACGAaacggaaaaacaaaaattgattcTCAGGCAGCCATCGACTACCGAGTACCTGCCGGGGATGCTGCATGCAGCAAGCCCAGCAGGATTGCTTCCACAGTTTCCTTCATGGTCTTTGTTGTGCTTAGGACCTAGCTCGATTTATACACACAACAGTGGCATTCCAGAGCATGTTCAAAGTGGTTTTCTTTCCGGTGCCAACTTTCTGTTACCTTGGGATGTCAGTGTTCGCCTGGAACATGCACAATCGTGGGCAGCGTCATACGAAAAAATTCGTAATCGTAAGAAAAATACCTCGCAGTCGAAACCCCAATCTGAGGCAAGCAACACTTTTACGCTGAAGATTTTCATTGGCATCGAGTATGAATGCTTGCGTGGTCACAGATTTATTATGGGTGGTCCCGACAGTGTGCTACGTGGCGGTTCGGGTATTGTACGCGATAGTGGCAGTAAAGTCGTGTTCAACGACATGCCGATTTACTTTCCTTGTCCATGTCGTAGCACTGCTAACGTTGCTCAGTTGATGCGTGTCCATATTGTAACGCCGAAAGCACCGGTGAACGTGATACTGGAACCCAAAATCAAGATGTATCAAAACGGCGGTTCGAACAGTCTAATTTTTACGACTGGTTTAACCGAAGCAGTAAAGCTAAGCCAAAGTGCGTACTGGATACTGCGCTTACCTTTCATCTACGAGGGTGAAAACGGACCATTGCTGCCACCGGCGGAAGTTGATACGGCTAATGCCGCATCATATGGTGTCCTCCTGGCCGGCATGTACGGTATAAAAGAAAGTGAATTTGTCGAGGAATTGGTCCAATAA